One Yoonia sp. BS5-3 genomic window carries:
- a CDS encoding VOC family protein produces the protein MSLISLQDTITIAMSVADRHASAAWYTDMLGFEVIYHADEAGWSEMQTKTPGVTLGLGEHTKPAPGNMVPVFGIADIDNARAKLEGADVKFDGETEVIEGMVKTATFYDPDGNALMLAQDLT, from the coding sequence ATGTCCCTCATTTCTCTGCAAGACACGATTACAATCGCCATGTCAGTCGCGGACCGGCACGCCAGTGCGGCATGGTATACTGATATGCTTGGGTTTGAGGTGATCTACCACGCGGATGAGGCGGGCTGGTCCGAAATGCAAACCAAAACCCCGGGCGTCACCCTGGGTTTGGGCGAACATACCAAACCTGCACCAGGCAACATGGTGCCGGTTTTCGGGATTGCGGATATCGATAACGCCCGGGCCAAGCTGGAAGGGGCTGATGTGAAATTCGATGGCGAAACCGAGGTGATCGAAGGCATGGTAAAAACCGCCACCTTCTATGACCCCGACGGGAATGCATTGATGTTGGCGCAGGATCTGACGTAG
- a CDS encoding DUF4157 domain-containing protein, giving the protein MQSIENDAGQGKFVQRAETRKPNKTGLPDGLKSGVENLSGMSLDNVKVHYNSSKPAAVQAHAYAQGSDIHLGPSQEKHLPHEAWHVVQQAQGRVKPTTQVNGVSVNDNAGLEKEADVMGARAIATKLPTKEVSNEGIQGGARQLRADVIQCTRDNLELELATEHYGDHFDAELPTTGAQLLQYVRDNWDRFVQDDAPYDQWWQLELGTYETSRANGTTSDRQWSISLKEVSGGRTLVKHFGPHG; this is encoded by the coding sequence TTGCAAAGCATCGAGAACGATGCCGGCCAGGGCAAGTTTGTGCAGCGGGCCGAGACGCGCAAACCTAACAAAACCGGACTGCCAGACGGGTTGAAATCCGGAGTTGAAAACCTGTCGGGCATGTCCCTCGACAATGTCAAAGTGCATTACAACTCATCCAAACCCGCCGCAGTTCAGGCCCATGCCTATGCTCAAGGCAGTGATATCCACCTCGGGCCAAGTCAGGAGAAACATCTACCGCATGAAGCGTGGCACGTGGTGCAACAGGCACAAGGGCGCGTCAAACCGACCACGCAAGTGAACGGCGTCTCAGTCAACGACAACGCCGGGCTTGAGAAAGAAGCCGATGTTATGGGCGCGAGGGCGATCGCAACAAAATTGCCGACGAAAGAGGTGTCAAACGAAGGCATCCAGGGGGGGGCAAGACAACTTCGCGCAGATGTTATTCAATGCACACGCGATAACCTGGAACTAGAACTGGCCACAGAGCACTATGGTGACCACTTTGATGCAGAACTACCCACCACAGGGGCGCAACTGCTTCAATACGTAAGGGATAATTGGGACAGATTTGTGCAAGATGATGCTCCATATGACCAATGGTGGCAATTGGAGCTTGGTACATATGAGACAAGTCGCGCCAACGGCACGACCTCCGATCGGCAATGGTCTATTTCATTGAAAGAGGTTAGTGGCGGGCGGACGCTTGTTAAGCATTTTGGCCCACACGGTTAG
- a CDS encoding CDP-alcohol phosphatidyltransferase family protein, with protein MTLRSKALFVHLLTASGAVFAMLAMLAAVEEKWSLMFLWLVVAFFVDGIDGPLARRYDVKTNAPTFDGVLLDLIIDYLTYVFVPAYALFKSGLLPGWTGWFAIIIITFTSAMYFADTRMKTKDNSFSGFPGCWNMLVLVIFALQPSFWVSVVLVGSLAVAMFLPLKFVHPVRTKRWRNISLPMALAWTFFAGWAAWVDFHPESWAHWGLVGSSIYLLCAGVLQQILPERGTR; from the coding sequence ATGACATTACGCAGCAAAGCACTTTTCGTTCACCTTCTGACGGCATCTGGCGCTGTATTTGCCATGCTAGCGATGCTGGCCGCCGTCGAAGAAAAATGGAGCCTGATGTTCCTTTGGCTCGTCGTCGCTTTTTTCGTAGACGGGATCGATGGACCACTGGCACGCCGCTATGACGTGAAGACGAATGCACCCACCTTCGACGGGGTCCTGCTGGACCTGATCATCGATTATCTGACTTACGTCTTCGTGCCAGCGTATGCGCTGTTCAAATCGGGGCTCTTGCCCGGGTGGACGGGATGGTTTGCGATTATCATCATCACCTTTACTTCGGCGATGTATTTCGCCGACACACGGATGAAAACCAAAGATAACTCTTTCTCCGGCTTTCCGGGATGCTGGAACATGCTGGTTCTGGTGATCTTTGCGCTGCAACCCAGTTTTTGGGTATCGGTGGTCCTTGTGGGCAGCCTCGCCGTTGCGATGTTTCTGCCGCTGAAATTCGTGCACCCCGTCCGGACCAAACGTTGGCGGAACATTTCACTACCGATGGCGCTCGCCTGGACCTTTTTTGCCGGTTGGGCGGCATGGGTCGATTTTCATCCGGAAAGCTGGGCACATTGGGGGCTTGTAGGCTCATCAATCTATTTGCTCTGTGCTGGGGTCCTGCAGCAAATCCTTCCCGAAAGGGGCACGCGCTGA
- a CDS encoding DUF2948 family protein, with translation MTEDARFEDGIERALRLKALDAEDLQVIASLTQDAVFPATEMRWDSKARRFALLLNRFRWEDASNATARKRSFERVQAVLAFEDVMRVQSQGVDQSDPDMVFSLLSVAFTPGEDGSGRIELTLAGDGVIALDVEALEVVLRDVTRPYVAPSGKAPRHPE, from the coding sequence ATGACAGAAGACGCACGATTTGAAGACGGGATCGAACGGGCGCTGCGCCTGAAGGCTTTGGATGCAGAGGACTTGCAGGTGATCGCCTCGCTGACCCAGGATGCCGTTTTTCCGGCAACCGAGATGCGCTGGGACAGCAAGGCCCGCCGCTTTGCCCTACTGCTGAACCGGTTTCGCTGGGAAGATGCGTCCAATGCGACGGCCCGAAAACGCAGTTTTGAACGGGTGCAGGCCGTTTTGGCGTTTGAGGACGTGATGCGTGTGCAAAGCCAAGGCGTGGACCAATCCGACCCCGACATGGTGTTTTCGTTGCTGTCGGTCGCCTTTACGCCGGGTGAAGACGGGTCTGGCCGGATTGAGCTGACCTTGGCAGGTGACGGCGTGATTGCCTTGGATGTTGAGGCGCTTGAAGTGGTGTTGCGCGATGTGACACGGCCTTATGTGGCGCCATCTGGTAAGGCGCCGCGCCATCCGGAGTGA
- a CDS encoding YrhK family protein, producing the protein MRIFNPDNHAKSDQHKRLYAICEVAYSAIDFSAALLFIVGSVLFFDESTTYIATWLFLVGSVLFGMRPAVKLYREIGYLRLGDYDDIARQ; encoded by the coding sequence ATGAGAATTTTTAATCCAGACAATCACGCAAAGTCAGACCAGCACAAACGGCTCTATGCGATATGTGAAGTAGCCTATTCAGCGATTGATTTTTCAGCAGCACTTTTGTTCATCGTCGGAAGTGTTCTGTTTTTCGACGAAAGCACCACCTATATTGCGACGTGGCTTTTCCTTGTGGGATCCGTGTTGTTTGGCATGCGGCCCGCGGTGAAATTGTATCGCGAGATAGGATATCTGCGGTTGGGCGACTACGATGATATTGCGAGACAATAG
- a CDS encoding methylated-DNA--[protein]-cysteine S-methyltransferase, producing the protein MPGLICESSPVGGLGLDAADGAITQLHWGRPGNLTKGALFERAKGELTAYFAGDLREFTLPLRSRGSVFQQAFYAALCAIPYGYTRTYGDLAKELSVPAQAIGQACGGNPIAILIPCHRVLGATGLGGFSGEGGVEAKVALLRLEGAAGLLI; encoded by the coding sequence ATGCCGGGCTTGATCTGCGAGAGTTCGCCCGTTGGAGGCCTTGGGCTCGATGCGGCGGACGGTGCGATCACGCAGCTGCATTGGGGGCGGCCCGGCAATCTGACCAAAGGCGCATTGTTTGAGCGGGCCAAGGGTGAATTGACCGCTTATTTCGCCGGCGACCTGCGCGAGTTCACGCTACCACTGCGGTCTCGCGGGAGCGTGTTTCAACAGGCGTTCTATGCCGCGCTGTGCGCGATCCCATACGGCTACACACGCACCTACGGAGACTTAGCCAAAGAGCTGAGCGTTCCGGCGCAAGCCATCGGTCAGGCCTGCGGGGGGAACCCCATCGCCATTCTGATCCCGTGCCATCGGGTGCTCGGGGCAACAGGGCTTGGCGGGTTCTCAGGCGAGGGCGGGGTCGAGGCCAAGGTGGCCCTGTTGCGATTAGAAGGTGCAGCGGGGCTGTTAATCTAG
- a CDS encoding NAD(P)/FAD-dependent oxidoreductase — protein sequence MQKTTKIAIAGAGIGGLTAAALLADQGHQVSVFDQFDQPKPVGSGLVIQPVGQQVLDQIGAGDQARALGNPITRMLGHEMDRGRKVLNVWYDQSSGAQTGLAIHRASLFAAIHKATIQRDISLHPGARVIGRDDAMLILENQDRHGPFDLIVDATGAHSPLSPLGARPLPYGAIWGTVDWPETDLPQTQLSQAYRKANRMIGALPIGQLPGDAAQKAAIFWSMPRNSYDDWRAGGVEAWKCEAIALWPDFAPFAAQITDPDQMTMARYGHGTMGKPWSPGLVHIGDAAHRASPQLGQGANMALLDAMALAEALRVAQGDAALALYARARRWHVRCYQWMSAAFTPQYQSDSRWLPILRDRLLYPISQIPPGPKLLSAIVRGTMLPPLGRLEWPKR from the coding sequence GTGCAGAAAACAACCAAGATCGCCATCGCAGGGGCGGGTATTGGCGGGCTGACAGCAGCGGCGCTTTTGGCCGATCAAGGGCATCAGGTCAGCGTTTTCGACCAATTTGACCAGCCTAAGCCGGTGGGATCCGGCCTGGTGATCCAGCCGGTTGGGCAACAGGTGCTTGACCAGATAGGCGCCGGGGATCAGGCGCGCGCCTTGGGCAACCCGATCACACGAATGCTGGGGCATGAGATGGATCGGGGCCGCAAAGTGCTGAATGTCTGGTATGATCAAAGCAGCGGCGCACAGACCGGGTTGGCGATCCACCGGGCCAGCCTGTTTGCCGCGATCCACAAGGCAACTATACAGCGCGACATCAGCCTACATCCCGGCGCCCGGGTGATCGGCCGGGATGACGCGATGCTGATCCTTGAAAATCAAGACAGGCACGGGCCATTCGATCTGATCGTCGACGCAACGGGGGCACATTCACCGCTCAGCCCGCTTGGGGCACGCCCCCTGCCCTATGGGGCGATCTGGGGGACGGTTGACTGGCCGGAAACGGACCTGCCACAAACCCAGCTGAGCCAGGCTTATCGAAAGGCCAACCGTATGATCGGGGCGCTGCCGATCGGACAACTGCCAGGCGACGCCGCACAGAAAGCTGCGATTTTCTGGTCAATGCCGAGGAACAGTTATGATGATTGGCGGGCGGGCGGCGTCGAAGCCTGGAAATGCGAGGCCATCGCGCTTTGGCCCGATTTTGCGCCCTTTGCCGCACAAATCACAGATCCCGATCAGATGACGATGGCGCGCTACGGGCATGGGACAATGGGCAAACCCTGGTCGCCCGGTCTGGTGCATATCGGAGACGCCGCGCACAGAGCCAGCCCGCAGCTGGGGCAAGGGGCAAATATGGCGCTACTGGACGCGATGGCGTTGGCAGAGGCGCTGCGGGTCGCACAAGGCGACGCAGCATTGGCGCTTTATGCACGAGCGCGGCGGTGGCATGTGCGCTGCTATCAATGGATGAGCGCGGCCTTCACCCCGCAATATCAGTCGGACAGCCGCTGGCTGCCGATCTTACGGGACAGGCTGCTTTACCCGATCTCACAAATCCCGCCGGGACCAAAACTGCTCAGCGCAATCGTACGCGGCACGATGCTGCCGCCACTTGGTCGGTTAGAATGGCCCAAAAGATAA
- the ileS gene encoding isoleucine--tRNA ligase, protein MCADTPEYKDTLNLPRTDFPMRAGLPKREPEWLDRWARIGVYDRLREKEGRTPFTLHDGPPYANGHLHIGHALNKILKDMVVRSQQMMGRDARYVPGWDCHGLPIEWKIEEQYRQNGQDKDDVDVVDFRQECRKFAQGWVDVQREEFKRLGVQGNWDEPYLTMNFHAEKVIAEEFQKFLMNGTLYQGSKPVMWSPVEKTALAEAEVEYHDKESFTIWVKFPVRETNNDALKGASVVIWTTTPWTMPSNRAVVYSDSVSYGVYEVTDAPEDNWVCKGERYVLADNLAEGVFAKARVDQFTRVSDAGDLSATSLSHPLAGAEGSNGEWDDPRDFRAADFVTDGEGTGFVHCAPSHGMDEFELYRDLGMLEQMITYNVMEDGSFREGLPFFGGKKILRDKINKKNKNNPWEGDANTAVMSKLAEVGGLFARGVIKHSYPHSWRSKAPVIYRNTPQWFAAVDRAVGDGEDTYGTTIRERALRSIDELVTWTPKAGRNRLYSMIEARPDWVLSRQRAWGVPLTCFTKKGALPTDPDFLLRNEAVNARVLAAFEAEGADAWYADGAKARFLGDDVDHDAYDQVFDILDVWFDSGSTHAFVLRDREDGSDDGMADVYLEGTDQHRGWFHSSMLQACGTMGHAPYRAVVTHAFTLDAKGEKMSKSLGNTIVPAEVVKQYGADILRLWVATTDYKHDHRIGDEILKGVADSYRRLRNTLRFMLGSLADFTESDRVEPADMPELERWVLHRLAEIDVQVREGYAAYDFQGVFRAVFEFATLDLSAYYFDIRKDVLYCDGDTARRKAARTVLDILYHRLTKWLAPMLTFTMEEVWLERFPGDDSSIHLEDFAETPTDWADEALAAKWTTIRKVRRVVTGALEVERTNKVIGASLEAAPTVYVSEEVAALLGTVDFDDLCITSGITVSTDAAPADAFSLEDVADVAVVFARADGEKCQRCWKILPDVGEYAHTGVCGRCNDALNDVG, encoded by the coding sequence ATGTGCGCCGACACCCCTGAATACAAAGACACGCTGAACCTGCCCCGCACCGATTTTCCGATGCGCGCGGGCCTGCCCAAGCGCGAGCCGGAATGGCTGGACCGTTGGGCGCGGATCGGTGTTTACGACCGTTTGCGCGAAAAGGAAGGCCGGACGCCATTCACGCTGCATGACGGCCCGCCCTATGCGAACGGCCACCTGCATATCGGGCACGCGCTGAACAAGATCCTGAAGGACATGGTTGTCCGCAGCCAGCAGATGATGGGCCGTGACGCCCGCTATGTCCCGGGCTGGGATTGCCACGGTCTGCCCATCGAATGGAAGATCGAAGAGCAATACCGCCAAAACGGTCAGGACAAGGACGACGTGGACGTCGTTGATTTCCGTCAGGAATGTCGCAAGTTCGCCCAAGGTTGGGTGGATGTTCAACGCGAGGAATTCAAGCGTTTGGGCGTGCAGGGTAACTGGGATGAACCCTATCTGACGATGAACTTCCACGCCGAAAAGGTCATCGCCGAGGAGTTCCAGAAATTCCTGATGAACGGCACGCTCTATCAAGGCTCCAAACCTGTGATGTGGTCGCCGGTTGAGAAAACCGCATTGGCCGAGGCCGAGGTCGAGTATCACGACAAGGAAAGCTTTACGATCTGGGTGAAATTCCCCGTCCGTGAAACGAACAACGACGCCCTAAAAGGCGCGTCCGTGGTGATCTGGACCACAACCCCTTGGACCATGCCGTCCAACCGGGCCGTGGTTTACTCGGATAGCGTTTCTTACGGTGTCTACGAAGTCACCGACGCACCAGAGGATAATTGGGTCTGCAAAGGCGAGCGTTATGTCTTGGCTGATAATCTGGCCGAGGGCGTGTTTGCCAAAGCGCGCGTTGATCAGTTCACGCGGGTCAGTGATGCGGGTGACTTGTCGGCCACGTCATTGTCGCACCCGCTGGCGGGTGCCGAAGGGAGCAACGGCGAATGGGACGATCCGCGTGACTTCCGCGCTGCTGATTTTGTCACCGACGGCGAAGGCACCGGCTTTGTCCATTGCGCCCCGTCGCATGGTATGGATGAATTCGAACTCTACCGTGATCTGGGCATGCTTGAGCAGATGATCACCTATAACGTCATGGAAGACGGGTCTTTCCGCGAAGGCTTGCCCTTCTTCGGTGGCAAGAAAATCCTGCGCGACAAGATCAACAAGAAGAACAAGAACAATCCGTGGGAAGGCGATGCCAATACGGCCGTCATGTCCAAACTGGCCGAGGTCGGCGGGCTGTTTGCGCGCGGCGTGATCAAGCATAGCTATCCGCATTCCTGGCGCTCTAAGGCCCCTGTTATCTATCGCAATACACCGCAGTGGTTTGCCGCTGTGGACCGTGCTGTTGGTGACGGCGAAGACACGTACGGCACAACGATCCGCGAACGTGCCCTGCGCTCGATTGATGAGCTGGTCACTTGGACGCCCAAGGCGGGCCGCAACCGCCTTTATTCCATGATCGAAGCCCGCCCCGATTGGGTGCTGTCCCGGCAACGCGCCTGGGGTGTGCCGCTGACCTGTTTCACCAAGAAGGGTGCTCTGCCCACGGACCCGGATTTCCTGCTGCGCAATGAGGCGGTGAATGCCCGTGTGCTTGCGGCGTTTGAGGCCGAAGGTGCCGACGCATGGTACGCGGATGGGGCCAAGGCCCGGTTCCTGGGCGATGATGTGGATCATGACGCCTATGATCAGGTGTTTGATATTCTGGATGTGTGGTTCGACAGTGGCTCTACCCATGCGTTTGTGCTGCGCGACCGCGAAGATGGCTCTGACGACGGCATGGCCGATGTCTATCTGGAAGGGACCGACCAGCATCGCGGCTGGTTCCATTCATCCATGCTGCAAGCCTGCGGCACGATGGGCCATGCGCCGTATCGCGCCGTTGTGACCCATGCCTTCACCTTGGATGCCAAGGGCGAGAAAATGTCCAAATCCTTGGGCAATACCATCGTGCCCGCAGAGGTGGTCAAGCAATATGGCGCGGATATCCTGCGTCTTTGGGTGGCCACGACCGACTATAAGCATGATCACCGGATCGGGGATGAAATCCTGAAAGGGGTGGCCGACAGCTATCGCCGTTTGCGCAATACGCTGCGGTTTATGCTGGGGTCGCTGGCGGATTTCACCGAAAGCGACCGGGTTGAACCGGCCGATATGCCCGAATTGGAACGCTGGGTCCTGCACCGCTTGGCCGAGATCGACGTGCAGGTGCGCGAAGGCTATGCGGCCTATGACTTCCAAGGTGTGTTCCGCGCGGTGTTCGAATTCGCCACGCTGGACCTGTCGGCCTATTACTTCGATATCCGAAAGGATGTGCTGTATTGCGATGGCGACACGGCCCGTCGCAAGGCGGCGCGGACGGTGCTGGATATCCTGTATCACCGCCTGACAAAATGGTTAGCGCCAATGCTAACCTTTACCATGGAAGAGGTCTGGCTGGAACGGTTCCCGGGCGATGACAGTTCGATCCATCTAGAGGATTTCGCTGAGACGCCGACCGATTGGGCGGATGAGGCGCTGGCCGCGAAGTGGACGACCATCCGCAAGGTGCGCCGTGTGGTGACCGGCGCGCTTGAGGTCGAGCGGACGAACAAGGTAATCGGCGCATCGCTTGAGGCGGCGCCAACGGTTTATGTCAGCGAAGAGGTGGCGGCGCTGCTGGGCACGGTGGATTTCGACGATCTGTGCATCACCTCAGGCATCACCGTGTCAACAGATGCGGCCCCGGCGGATGCTTTCAGCTTGGAGGATGTGGCAGATGTCGCTGTCGTCTTTGCGCGAGCAGACGGCGAGAAATGCCAACGTTGCTGGAAGATCCTACCAGATGTCGGCGAATACGCTCATACGGGCGTTTGCGGGCGCTGCAATGACGCACTGAACGATGTGGGCTGA
- the hisD gene encoding histidinol dehydrogenase gives MPKFLSTSDSDFETRFTALLGAKREDSPDVDHIVAEIIADVRARGDAAVLELTAKFDRLELTAETMRFSPDEIAAQCAKVSDADTAALQMAADRIRAYHARQMPDDAMWTDDVGAQLGWRWTPVSAAGLYVPGGIATYPSSVLMNAIPAKVAGVGRLAITVPTPDGAINPLVLMAAKIAGVDEIYRIGGAQAVAALAYGTQTIAPVDKITGPGNAFVAAAKRRVFGKVGIDMIAGPSEILVIADKDNDPDWIALDLLSQAEHDESAQSFLITDDASFGQAVAAAVEKRLETLERRAIAGASWRDFGAIVTVRDMDEAVALSDRIAPEHLELCTADADALATKVTHAGAIFIGGWTPEAIGDYIGGPNHVLPTARSARFSSGLSVMDFVKRTTLSRMTPEALAAIGPAAERLAQSESLEAHGLSVRARLDRINNLGA, from the coding sequence ATGCCAAAGTTCTTATCCACATCTGACAGTGATTTCGAAACCCGCTTTACGGCCCTTTTGGGCGCCAAGCGCGAAGACAGCCCGGATGTGGATCATATCGTGGCCGAGATTATTGCCGATGTTCGTGCCCGTGGTGATGCGGCTGTGCTGGAGCTGACGGCGAAGTTTGATCGTTTGGAATTGACGGCTGAAACCATGCGGTTTTCGCCTGATGAGATCGCCGCGCAATGCGCAAAGGTCAGTGATGCCGATACCGCAGCGCTGCAAATGGCTGCAGATCGCATTCGCGCCTATCACGCCCGCCAGATGCCAGATGATGCGATGTGGACCGACGATGTGGGTGCGCAGCTAGGCTGGCGCTGGACGCCGGTCTCTGCTGCCGGGCTTTATGTGCCGGGGGGGATTGCGACCTATCCGTCCTCGGTTCTGATGAATGCTATTCCTGCGAAAGTTGCAGGCGTCGGTCGTTTGGCCATCACAGTGCCTACGCCCGATGGTGCGATTAATCCGCTCGTGCTGATGGCCGCCAAGATCGCCGGTGTGGATGAGATTTACCGCATTGGTGGTGCGCAGGCTGTGGCCGCATTGGCCTATGGCACCCAGACGATCGCCCCGGTGGATAAGATCACCGGTCCCGGTAATGCCTTTGTGGCCGCCGCCAAGCGCCGGGTTTTTGGCAAGGTTGGCATTGATATGATTGCGGGTCCTTCCGAGATTTTGGTCATTGCCGATAAGGATAATGATCCGGATTGGATCGCGCTCGATCTGCTGAGCCAGGCCGAACACGACGAAAGTGCGCAATCGTTTCTGATCACGGATGATGCCAGTTTTGGGCAGGCCGTGGCTGCAGCTGTCGAAAAACGTCTTGAAACGCTCGAACGCCGCGCGATTGCGGGTGCCAGCTGGCGTGATTTTGGGGCGATTGTAACGGTGCGCGATATGGATGAAGCCGTTGCCTTGTCCGACCGGATCGCACCTGAACATCTGGAACTCTGCACGGCGGATGCCGATGCGCTGGCGACAAAAGTCACCCATGCGGGCGCGATCTTTATCGGCGGTTGGACCCCCGAAGCCATCGGCGACTATATCGGCGGACCAAACCATGTTCTGCCGACAGCCCGCTCTGCCCGGTTCTCGAGCGGTCTATCCGTCATGGATTTCGTCAAACGCACGACACTGTCGCGCATGACGCCAGAGGCGCTTGCCGCTATCGGCCCCGCCGCAGAGCGGCTTGCACAGTCGGAAAGTCTGGAGGCGCATGGGCTTTCGGTGCGTGCCCGTTTGGACCGGATCAATAACCTGGGTGCGTAA
- a CDS encoding tyrosine recombinase XerC: protein MISDALSDALARWLDHERALAGAAENTLKAYQADLLGFLSFMTQYNGEAQGLGPIAKIGIRDMRAWMANERGRGVSARSLARSLSAVKSFYRWLAAREDFEPTAVLSTRAPKFQAKLPRPLAPDAAAAMIETVELQAPEPWVAARDSAVVTLLYGCGLRISEALGLTGADVPLPEVLRITGKGGKERIVPVIDAARAAVDAYLRLCPYPAQADKPLFRGVRSGALSPRAIQKVMQQTRMQLGLPATATPHAMRHSFATHLLAAGGDLRAIQELLGHASLSTTQAYTAVDAARLMEVYDKAHPKAAGP from the coding sequence GTGATTTCGGATGCTCTCAGCGATGCATTGGCCCGCTGGCTGGATCATGAGCGGGCCTTGGCTGGCGCGGCTGAAAATACGCTGAAGGCCTATCAGGCTGATCTTCTGGGATTTTTATCCTTCATGACGCAATATAACGGCGAGGCCCAAGGCCTTGGGCCGATTGCCAAGATCGGCATCCGGGATATGCGGGCTTGGATGGCCAATGAACGCGGACGCGGTGTCAGCGCGCGGTCGCTTGCCAGATCATTGTCGGCGGTCAAATCCTTCTACCGCTGGCTGGCCGCCCGCGAAGATTTTGAACCGACCGCCGTTCTGTCAACTCGCGCGCCGAAATTCCAGGCCAAATTGCCCCGCCCCCTGGCGCCCGATGCCGCAGCGGCCATGATCGAAACGGTCGAATTGCAAGCGCCTGAACCATGGGTCGCGGCCCGCGACAGCGCGGTCGTTACGCTGCTTTATGGCTGCGGGCTGCGGATCTCTGAGGCGCTGGGGTTGACGGGCGCTGATGTACCTCTGCCCGAAGTGCTTCGGATCACAGGTAAAGGGGGCAAGGAACGGATCGTGCCCGTGATTGATGCTGCGCGCGCCGCCGTTGATGCCTATCTACGGCTTTGCCCCTACCCGGCCCAAGCGGATAAGCCGCTTTTTCGGGGCGTGCGCAGCGGTGCGCTGTCGCCACGCGCAATTCAAAAGGTGATGCAGCAAACCCGGATGCAACTTGGCCTTCCAGCCACGGCCACACCACATGCAATGCGCCATTCCTTTGCGACCCATCTGCTGGCAGCTGGGGGGGATTTGCGTGCGATCCAGGAACTATTAGGGCATGCATCACTTTCGACAACACAAGCCTACACGGCCGTCGACGCGGCCCGCCTGATGGAGGTCTACGACAAAGCCCACCCCAAAGCAGCCGGACCCTGA
- a CDS encoding DUF484 family protein, giving the protein MNKQIMADDLRKKIIANPDVLLDDHDVMRALVGAKEEAAGVNIVDLRGVAMERLEARFDRLEDTHRNVVAAAYENLAGTNQVHRAILRMMDAQSFDQFLTDLTGDVADILRVDAIRVVLESSDPNAADEMRPTLAVMPEDFIEGYITLGRNMPARQVTLRKFHKVGGSLYGERAEYIQSEACLKLDLGEDRLPGMLVMGSEDPKLFTPQQGTDLLAFFAGVFERTMRRWLT; this is encoded by the coding sequence ATGAACAAACAGATCATGGCTGATGACCTTCGTAAGAAGATCATCGCAAATCCCGATGTCCTCTTGGATGACCACGATGTCATGCGCGCTCTTGTGGGCGCAAAAGAAGAGGCTGCGGGCGTCAATATTGTAGATTTACGCGGCGTGGCTATGGAACGGCTAGAGGCCCGGTTCGACCGGCTTGAGGACACCCATCGCAATGTTGTAGCGGCAGCCTATGAAAACCTGGCCGGAACCAATCAGGTTCACCGGGCCATTCTGCGGATGATGGATGCGCAAAGCTTTGATCAATTCCTGACCGATCTAACCGGTGATGTTGCCGATATTCTGCGGGTTGATGCAATCCGCGTGGTGCTGGAAAGCAGCGATCCGAACGCGGCCGATGAAATGCGCCCGACGCTAGCCGTCATGCCCGAAGATTTCATCGAAGGCTACATCACACTTGGCCGTAACATGCCCGCACGGCAGGTCACATTGCGCAAGTTCCATAAGGTTGGCGGCAGTCTTTATGGCGAACGGGCCGAATATATCCAGTCCGAAGCCTGCCTGAAACTGGATCTTGGCGAAGACCGGCTGCCCGGTATGCTGGTCATGGGCAGCGAGGACCCCAAGCTGTTCACACCGCAGCAAGGCACTGATCTGCTGGCGTTCTTCGCAGGTGTTTTTGAGCGGACAATGCGGCGCTGGCTGACGTGA